The nucleotide sequence ACTGTTTTTGAAAGCAATGAAAAAATTATAGGGCTCGTTTAGTTCgagggaagcatttttcctcctaggaatatgattcctagaaAGCAGATTTCTAGAAAGAGAATacctaagaaagtacttttggcatgtttggatgAGCAttgaaaagtgacagattttcaaagtacttatgtttggttgactatccacttttctgaaaaagttatgtataatttctattatacccttaataaaaattaggtctttaatgcttctttaatgttgaagggcctttttgggaaaaaataaaaatggagtaatttccgcctcatggaaaagtctttctcatgaaatgtgagaatcatatttccatgggaatacaacttttccgtctctctcatttgaaaactcTAATCAAATAAGAGgcttctcattacttttccgttgaccatactttcctcattcttttcccgcgaaccaaatgagcccatAGTGTTACCTGAACTCAACGCGCCCAACAACTGCAACTATGGATTGGTtggttttagcaaaaaaaaaatgaaaagcaaTTGGCGAGGATGCACTCAAACTTCACGGGCTTGGTCGGTACTGCCTCAACTATCCCATTCAAAACTGTGTTATATATGGTTGTGGCGATGTCGTCACCGGCGACGGATGACATCAGCCGCCGATCGAGCAGCAGACAAGTTCCAGCATACGGTGCATCACCATCATACTacagcaaaaataggtttttCCGACTATTACCTGTTGACGCAAGATAGAAGCGCCGGCAATTTGGTCACTACGCTAAAATTTACCAACGCTTCTTAGTAGCATCAGAAGGAATCCGGattagacgacgcttataagcgtcgtcataGATCAAGCTTTGGCCTCCAACAACGCTTTAAGCATTGTCAAAGCCCAAAGCTAGTCCTAGcatcgatgcttataagcatcgtcggagACTAAAGCTAGGCCTAGCATCGACGACGCTTACATGGTGCAGAAACGACGACGCTTAGAAGCATTATTGGACACCACAATTTTCCCACCTCCCATCCCTAAATCTCCAACTCGTCGGACACCAGAAAACCCATTGTCCCTAAATCCCCAACCCCAGACGCCATCATCCACAAAATTCCTATTTCTTCCCCGCGCGACCAAGCCTCTTCGTCAAGCTCCGCCTCTGCCCGTCCGTGGaggtctccttctcctcctcctcctctccttctctgGCGCTTCccacttcctccttctcctcctcccccttgtTATCCTAGATAcccaaatataattgataaatcaataattcaatatttctaatattcataaacagtaaataagaagaataaactagcaaattatttacttgacaatagaataataaaatgaagaaatgaaagaagatggcatgtggaTCAAAGCATGCTGACGCGCTGTCCTAAGAAGGTTTATGCCCCCCACGCACGGGTTCgctggcacagatctcctagagatacgacgacctaGTACAGAACTACGTCTTCCCCACCAGAACACCttcagaaaagaaagaagagcacgttcacgcttgcagatagctcaaaagaaactcagaaaaataattgaaattatgaggagaagTGAATAAGAACAAGAGTAAGAAGAGAAATTTTTTGTCactttgaaatgatccctagagccctttatataggctcgtgggctgcccaaaaaaaaaaaaaaaaacaggcgcGTCAAAAGAAGCAAACGCGGGCCAAAAAAAGCAAAATCTGgcggaaagaagaaaggagctCGTTGACGCGGCCCAATTGCATGAACCGCACGCGATCGCGTGCGGACTGGAGAAGTGGCAAGCATCCAAGCCCAAGCAAGGGGTCAAAGAAGGAAGGAACGTGTACAGAATCCATGGAAGAGTCCGCAGACTCTTTTATAGAGGCCAGGCGAGCAGAAGCATGGGCGGCCAAGATGCAACAGGCCGTCGGATCAAAGGAGCATAAGAAGACATGTCATCAATCCGCGGGAGCCAGCAAATTCAGCACATAGCCGCAAAGTATCTAACTTAGTGTGGATCTTTTTGCGGTTGATTAGGAAgattatttgaatttcaaattgttGCCGCACATGGGCATTAAGCATGTATAAAGGGCGCAAGAAGGCAATAAATCGGAAAAAGAAAATCGAAGATTAAATTTGGCGCAgttttcaaaataggatttaaaatatttaatttaattcaacacCCCTCTCCTCTCCCGTGGAGCCACATCCTGGTCTCGACGCTCGCCTTCCTCCGAATCACGCCCAAAGGTGTCGTCGAGGTCCATGAGATGCTCTATGAGACGGCACGCCACCTCACTCGCGGCGGCGAGACTAGTATCTTCAGCCCCATGCACACGATCCTCTCCCAAAAGCCTCCCATTGCCGCCAACCACCAAGAATCTTCTACTTCTTTGTCCCACTCCACCTGGTTAGAGAGGTCGACCtttgatcttttctttttgtattaTTCATTTTCtaattcattattattttttttaacttttaggGTTATCTATCTTGTGCTATTAGAAGAAGGAGAATCAGAAAAAACTTGTAatggaaaaagaaattgaaaattAGGCTTTTTCTTCCTTTAAATTAGGTTTGTTAAATTTATTTTCGACAGAAGTTAGAATGTCTGCTAGTCTTTTTCTCCAGATTTTGGATGAACTGGCCGGCACTTCTTTTTCAGTTCGATTTGAATGACAAGAATGCCCTTTTTTCGTTTAAATTATTGCTTATGATCCGATGGTACTGTTTCATGATCTTAATTGTTCTCCGAATCAGATGGTGGAGGATgagagtatatatatatatatatatatatagcatgaAACGAGAAAGATCTTGTGGGCGGAAGGGATGGTGAGTTGTCGTGGGTGTCGGCTTGTGTTGGATTTGAGTGGAtggttaaataattttttaaaatatttagaccACTTGTCACATAGCGCTCTCCTCTTCGCATAAAACAGAAAGCAAATTTTTCTCTGTCTCAGCTCCTGGACTGACCCGAAAAGATAAGGGCTTGAATTAGCGAGCGAACCGTACCCACCACCTGCTGCCAAGTACTCCTCTTAGGAGGGTATACCAAAGTAGGGGTGCATAGTACCGCTTGTAGAAACGCTTTTCGCTTCCTCTCTATTGCTGATTTTCATTGGaggcttttttcttctttatccttacgaatttttttaaaaaataactctAATAATACTTTAAAGCGTTATTAGAACAGATATTGCTGAGGTTGGAATGGCCGGCGCTTTTGAGCATCAGCAAAGGCCaacacttataagcgtcggcatagcGTCTATTGTATAAAAGGCACCggcaaataaaattttcatgttAAAATTGCCGACGTTTTAGAAAATGTCGACaatcgatgcttataagcatcaatatatccattaaaaaaaaaaattctccttctttcttgtaGTGCCACCGGCAATAGCAGAATGGTGGAGTGTGGCAAAAGGCAGGACAGTAGGGTGGCGGACCGCATGGATTCTACAAGACATACTTTGACATGCTGGGAGTGTGTCATGGAGACAACTTGGGCCGCTACAGCCAGTGGCCTTTTAATCAAAGATTCATAGTAAAGCCTGTAATAATACAATAGTAACACAAAAAAAcagccaacaaaatcaaaagaatTTAAGGAAGTATGTTTATGGCATAAGATGAGTGGAGATGATGTTTATGGAGTTCAAGTGGAGATTATCCTTgctctcttcccttttttttatttatttttcctttattcttcCTTTTGAGGATGGTCGTGACTGATTTTGATCGACTTAACCTTCACAAAGTATGTAAACTAAGAAGAGCAAAggagcctttttttttcccctttccaATCCCTTAATTGAAATTGCTCCGGAGTTCAGTGAAGCATGATGGAGGATTTATATCTCACCATTTATTACTTCATGGGATCCAATTTCAATTTGTTCAGGGCTCTTGCAATATAGTTAGTGGATTTTGTTATTTATACAAGTATCTTTTTTTTCTGTTAAAGTTATGAGATATTCCTAAATTGTTCCGGAAGCAATGTTTGTGGCCAAGTGGCCAGAAAACCGGACTCATTTTGAAATTCTATCGTAAATAAACTGGGCCCGTTTCCTGGACTGGCCTCCAAGCTTTTTCCGGGCTAGATTTCCATCATCTGTTCGAGTTCATGACGGTGTATGATGGGTTCATATACACAACATCATGCAACAAGTTAAATATTTCATCCATCAGTAGTAATATTAAGATATCATTTTTGAGAATAATATTTTAGCCAAAATCATAAATATATTTGCACATAACGTGCCTTTTCTTGGGTGCAAGCAATGGCTTATTTATGCTACGCTGTCCCAATAAAATGGAATGAATCCATGTGAACCAAAACCAAATGGTTGTATCTTATGTATATGTAGATATATACAAACATATATATTGACATTGGAAATGGTAgtgtttttcttgttttctataATTCATATGGAGAcggtacacacatatatacatatatacatacatacagatagatagatagatggaTAGATGGATAGATAGATATTGATATTGGGAATGGTAACGTTTCccctttttttataaatatatttcatatgGGGAGAGTGGAAGGAATGTGGGCGACTTTGACTTACGGATTATGCGTGGCTTACCACTTCTGTGAAGTGAACTTCATGTCTACTAAGCCAGTGACAAGTTCcacttaaaaattttatttttttatgcattgGCACCAGATAACTACTTCTGGATTCAGCAAAGTCATGGTCGACTTATCCTTGAACATGGAATTCTGTAATATAATCATGCGTTTGTGACTTTTCCTTTTGGATTTTGGACTTACCTTACTTAATAGGGCAACATAGGGCGGCTAATGCATAACATCGACTTGATTTAGTGACGACAGAAGAACACCTCTTAAAGGACTAGCCTAACCCGGGATGAAACACCTTCTTTTCCGCCTTTCGATAAGTAAAAGTACATTAGTAGGGGCAAAACAATAGccggcacttttttttttttgttaggcaaaaaaatgaaaacaaaatcTGATCAAGAAGGATGCTCGTTGTCAAATGTTGATCGAGAATCCCTTGCCAATACCTCAAGAAGATGGGCAATGGGTCCACATCCAGTATCTGTATCAACAAAAGCAAGTTCTTTTCAATTTATTTAAGATGTTCGCCAATATTGCATGAGCTCATATTAGCCTTTTGTTGTCACACACGCATATACATATATTAGTCTTTTGGGTCACAATCAAATacaccttcttttttttttgaattggatgATAAATATTCCTTGTATACCAAAATATATATGACTTAGAAACCACCATCTATGCATAAAGTAGACATTTTTTTGTATTACTTGAATTGTCCGAATTTTGATCACTTCATGCATACACTAGAGGActccaaatcatatgattttttatATGTAAATAGTTTAAAGGTATTAAATCATTCTAATAGCTCGAATCATCAATATGGGCCATTTATCATTCAATTAAAAATTGTGTAACTTTATAGTGTGTgtctatacatatacatacatacacccatatatacatacatgcatatacatacatacatacatacatatatatgtacatatatgtatatatgcatatacatatgcatgcaCACATACGCGTGTTTGTGTGTGCATGCAGGCGCATGTGCACGCCAGTATGTTCATCCTACCTCAACTAATTAAATCCATAGTTCCTttgtattccttttttttttcaatggttTAATACTTCAAAGATCTTACTCAATGCTCCACAATCTGGCCATTATCCTTTTGACCGTATAAAACTGCCCCTTATTTAGATTTTTGAAGCTCAAGGTTTAAGGAACTGATAAGAATCAACGTGGCAATACTACATGCACCTACGTTTGAGCAAATGAACATACCTCTTCACCAAGGAAATTTGGATCGTAATTTACATTTCTTTTAATTTGATAAATAATTATAACATTACACATGCAAATTGATCCATTGCAGCTACAATAAATGCAAATTAACTTAATAATATACATTTCTATTCACAAATTTAACATCAATAAAGTCAAACCTCAACTCCTTCCACCTCTCCTCCTCTACATCCAAGACCATCTCTTTGGCTAACACCTTCTATGAAAACTTGTCGATATAAATATATCtcaaaattcagaaattaagCACATTGGCATAGGAAGGAGACCATGGATCAAACCATGGACTCCTAAGCTGACTCCAGAAAGGGTCCTGCATCCACTCTAAACTATTGTACATCGGAACCTTAAGCTTAGGCAAATTCACCAATTGAGTCGACTTGGCCGCCACCTCTTTCTGTACCTCCTCCTCTTTAGCCTCTTTGACGCATCCATCATCATCCACTGTCGTCAATTTTTGCAAGCTCTCTTGATCCGATGGTGACTCTATGGTCGACCTAGAATTCGGTGACGACATTGCCGCTCTTTGCTCTAGCTCCTTTAGTGATGTTGCTTTTCGGTAGACCTTGCACAACACTATATCctcctgaaattttttttaatagtgtAAATTTTATAACTTTGCTAGCTAatggatgaaaaagaaaaatcaggacaTGTTAGGCTATTTGATGGTGATCAGATGGTGGATGTGATACCTTGGGAGGGGTGGTAGGGTCGGGGAGGCGGTACTCGTTCATGACCCAGTCGGTCTTGGAGCCACGTGGGGCTCGGCCCTCATAGTAGACCAGGGTCTTCTTGAGGCCAATAAGCCGCTTCGGGTCCGCCGCACTGCGAATCGGTCGGTCTGAACCGGTGGCCTTCCAAAACCCATGCTCTGTCGTTCGATTCGGCCGACCGCCATTGGATTGCTTCCGATCCCTTGGCACAAAGAAGTACCACTCTCTTTCTCCTATCTTCGCCAGCCCTGCCTCAATAATATTATTACATTAACATATACATAATGAAACATTTCTTTTGATTAAATGCGAAAAAGAGGAAAGGTGATGGAGTTTTTGATGTCCTATGTGGTGATTCTTAGAAATTTGCCAATTATAGAAGTTTATCCAGGATGCGGATTCCTTTATAGATACATGCATGTGGAATTCCCCATTCATCATGCATCACAAACGCCATGGAGTGCTTCCAATAGCTCCATGGAGGTAAAATTCTATGGATTGAAGCTTCGTTGTCAAATTTTAATGCAGCAATTGACAAGCGCTAACACTGGATTCTTGGAACGGCTTAATCTCACGTTATATTCACCTAATCCTAGTGAATCCAACGGCAGTACTTCCCGAGAACTGCTCTACATGAGATCGATACATGCAATTCATGAGACTTGTGCAGTCCACTGAATGCCCCACATGGCATGCATCGCAAAGCACATACGTTCGTATAAAGAAGATGAAAAGTTTCCATGGCCATAattttgctttgatatgatatatagaaaattttcagctCCTATCATTTCAACCAATATAAATTTGCAAATTCTGATATCTTGACCGAAAAATATAAAGATATCAGCcaatattttttcattcattaattcttttattttctaaactattttttattaaaaaaattaaaatcaatgttTAAAAATAGCTACTATATAATCTCGGCTTCGCCATGTTCATGAGATTAACCTCGAACTCTTTGCGAGCCCTTGACGAGTTCAGGCTGTGAGAAGCCATtttagggagagagagagagaaagagagagagcatacCAGGTAGTTCCCAAGGGTCATGGCGGTAGAGATTGAGGGTGCCAATGATGTCAACCTGGAGCTTCTTCCCCAGGACTGCTCTTCTAAGATAGAAGTCCAGAAGCTCCACCTCCGTAGGATGGAATCTGAAGCCCGGAAGTTCCATGCTGCTACTCTCTCTTCCTTGTATGGTTATAGAGAGGTTGGGAGATAATTTATTGGCTCAGGCTTAGAGCTCCTCTATGGACTCCTCTCTTGTGGCCAAGAAAGGGGAAGGCGTACAAGCGCTTATAAAGATAGCCCAGTCCTTGGAAAATCCGGCGAGGAGCAGCAGCCAGGGAAGCAGCGGGCGGGCCCACAACACCGTAAGGCTTGACTTTTACCAGCTCAGATAATGCCAACCGGAATGACGTTTTTGGATTTATTAGTCCTAATTAATCATGGCTTAGTTAGCTTAGGGTTTCTTAATCTAATTCTTTATGTGAAAGCACGCATTCCAGGGTTTACCAGGTTAATGCTCCTCTCCTCGGGATTCGTGCAGCTGGTCCTTGGGACTTGTCCCCTGTAGAATTTAAGTGACGTAGAAGAGGGACTCGGAACACGGAGGAACCTTCCGAATATATTTAggaaccttcttcttcttattctttctttcttcttctccttcttcctcttcatttttttttttttttttttttactacaaCGACTGCTCCCTCTATTGTATTATAGATGCaatcaataaaatcaaaagcCATAATCTGACATAACTATGAAAAAGATTGTCCAAAAGATCCCTTCAAAATGCTGTGCTATATTGGAGGCGGCTCAATCAGTAGTTCTATTTGCCGTCCGATATACATGTTCAGCACTTTTTTTGATCATCTTAGTAGAAGCATATCGGGTACATCAAGTATGTAAACATTTAGAATTTTAAATTTGagcctaaaaatatttttcgcATGCATAAATATACACTCAAGCACGCACTGTTTGTTAAAATCATCGACTGCCTTTCTTACAAATCAACTACGAACTATTGGTTTAAAAagcgaaaaaaaataatattattttttttctctttttaaatACCATGAGGGTGGCATCACTAGAGTTCAAAACCAGGATatctttcaaataaaaaaaaatgccaaCTAGTGGAGTTAAAACAGGCGAAAATTACCACCTAGTTTTGATCTTGAGATCGCCAACAAGTTGAGTGCTCTGAATATTAATTAATTCATCATGCTGATAAATTACCATTTAATCTACAAGTCTTTCTCAAGAGCCCACTGATCAAATGCCTAAGCTTTCCGGCTGACGACCACCACTTAAATATTAAAACTGATGATTAAGATCAAAGTTTGGTGAAAATGTAGTCCTCATATTTTAGTTAGGTGAAAATATAGCCTTGGATTCATGAAAAAAGCGATATGTTGACTCAAgacttggaaagaaagaaataattgaACAAATAGGACAAACATGAGCCAAATTATAGCTAATTTATGGAAATTATAAGCAGACATTTCGGACAAGCAAGCATGGAAGTTTTGTTCATTTAATGTGTCATCTAGAGCTTACCAAGTCAAGATGACCGTATTTTCGCATAGCTCCAAACTTGCCCTCGACTTTCTTATATAGAGTTGCATGACttatgtattattattattattatttattattattattattattgttgttgttgttatcgttattataattattgttatttgtattgttataattattgttattgttattgttattgttatt is from Phoenix dactylifera cultivar Barhee BC4 chromosome 18, palm_55x_up_171113_PBpolish2nd_filt_p, whole genome shotgun sequence and encodes:
- the LOC103724157 gene encoding NAC domain-containing protein 22-like, with protein sequence MELPGFRFHPTEVELLDFYLRRAVLGKKLQVDIIGTLNLYRHDPWELPGLAKIGEREWYFFVPRDRKQSNGGRPNRTTEHGFWKATGSDRPIRSAADPKRLIGLKKTLVYYEGRAPRGSKTDWVMNEYRLPDPTTPPKEDIVLCKVYRKATSLKELEQRAAMSSPNSRSTIESPSDQESLQKLTTVDDDGCVKEAKEEEVQKEVAAKSTQLVNLPKLKVPMYNSLEWMQDPFWSQLRSPWFDPWSPSYANVLNF